The following proteins are co-located in the Chryseobacterium daecheongense genome:
- a CDS encoding DUF3324 domain-containing protein gives MTKRIFLLTFLILPYLFLHAGIVVLNGLSHNYKVENGQIYKGKIALQNTGDKPQNVKIFLQDFSYQSNGSIYYTTPHTNERTNTDWIRLNTTFLTLKAKEKTEVFYEITVPNQLNSPGSYWSVVIVEPVDEIKPSDSKQGINITSVVRYAIQIITDFDSEKVKPDLKFENIKVEKEEGRQVLKIAIANQGAIYCRSTASVEIYNRKNGEKIGTFSSQAMGLLPQTSKSFPIDISKMPPDKYTAVIIATDEDENAFAINVELEVKND, from the coding sequence ATGACAAAGCGAATCTTTCTTCTTACTTTCCTGATCTTACCTTACCTATTTTTGCATGCCGGTATCGTTGTGCTTAATGGGCTTTCGCATAATTACAAGGTAGAAAACGGACAGATTTACAAAGGAAAAATAGCCTTGCAAAACACCGGTGACAAACCTCAAAATGTGAAAATATTTTTACAGGACTTCAGTTACCAGTCAAATGGTTCTATCTACTATACAACTCCGCATACGAATGAAAGGACCAATACGGATTGGATAAGGCTTAATACAACCTTTCTTACTTTAAAGGCTAAAGAAAAAACAGAGGTCTTTTATGAAATTACCGTTCCTAATCAATTAAATTCTCCCGGTAGTTACTGGAGTGTTGTCATCGTTGAACCTGTAGATGAAATAAAACCGAGTGATAGTAAGCAGGGAATTAATATTACTTCTGTTGTAAGGTATGCCATCCAGATCATAACTGATTTTGATTCCGAAAAGGTAAAACCAGATCTAAAGTTTGAAAATATTAAAGTTGAAAAAGAAGAGGGCAGACAAGTATTAAAAATTGCCATCGCCAACCAGGGAGCAATCTATTGCAGATCAACGGCTTCCGTTGAGATATACAACCGAAAGAACGGTGAGAAAATAGGAACATTTTCATCACAGGCAATGGGACTATTACCGCAAACCTCCAAATCCTTTCCTATTGATATCAGTAAAATGCCTCCCGATAAATATACTGCAGTCATCATTGCAACAGATGAAGATGAAAACGCATTTGCTATTAATGTGGAACTAGAAGTAAAAAATGACTAG